In one Deltaproteobacteria bacterium genomic region, the following are encoded:
- a CDS encoding glycosyltransferase family 4 protein has product MMGWEGTVKLCLIADGRSAIAQNWIRYLLKAGHEVHLVSSYPCDPTVLPVASLHIAPIAFSWFGSQSVKQNSVPSETVGEAQRWMTLTKKACLPLCSHVRHWLGPLDVYRYVGRIRQLLTRLQPELVHAMRIPFEGMLAAEALQGQQTPLIVSVWGNDFTLHAQGSPLIGYLTKRTLARADGLHPDCHRDLTLAHQWGFAASKPAVVLPSGGGIQTDLFRPGSVEHLWAERLAIPSGTPVVLNPRGIRGYVRNDTFFQAIPLVLKSKPSVIFLGLAMQEARMAHDWVERLSIAHAVRLLPAVSRPEMAALFRLADVAVSPSEHDGTPNTLLESMACGAFPVAGNIESVREWLDDGVNGLLCDQRSPESLAAAILRALEDHELRKRAEVHNQRLIAERAEHLAVMTQAEAFYRQFCHPLTDSHVNTAH; this is encoded by the coding sequence TTGATGGGATGGGAGGGGACCGTGAAGCTATGCCTTATCGCTGATGGGCGCAGCGCCATTGCGCAGAACTGGATCCGGTATTTGCTTAAGGCGGGACATGAGGTCCATCTGGTGTCGTCGTATCCTTGCGATCCTACGGTCCTGCCTGTGGCTTCGCTTCACATCGCTCCAATCGCATTCTCTTGGTTTGGATCACAGTCTGTGAAGCAGAACAGCGTGCCAAGCGAAACCGTCGGGGAAGCTCAACGGTGGATGACGTTGACAAAAAAGGCCTGTTTACCGTTGTGCTCTCATGTCCGGCATTGGTTGGGTCCTCTTGATGTCTATCGTTATGTTGGTCGTATCCGGCAACTTCTGACGCGTTTGCAGCCGGAGCTCGTACACGCAATGCGTATTCCCTTTGAAGGGATGCTTGCGGCTGAAGCACTGCAGGGACAACAAACCCCACTCATTGTGTCAGTGTGGGGGAATGATTTTACGTTGCATGCCCAGGGGTCACCGCTCATCGGATACCTGACGAAACGAACCTTAGCGCGTGCTGACGGACTGCATCCAGATTGTCATCGCGACCTTACCCTTGCGCACCAATGGGGCTTTGCTGCGAGTAAACCCGCGGTCGTCTTGCCTAGTGGAGGTGGGATTCAGACGGATCTGTTTCGACCTGGGTCAGTAGAGCACCTGTGGGCGGAACGATTGGCAATCCCGTCTGGTACCCCAGTCGTGCTCAATCCTCGTGGCATTCGCGGGTATGTGCGCAATGATACGTTCTTCCAGGCCATTCCACTTGTCCTGAAGAGCAAACCGAGTGTGATTTTTCTTGGGCTTGCTATGCAAGAAGCCAGAATGGCACACGATTGGGTGGAGCGACTATCCATCGCGCATGCTGTTCGTCTTCTTCCTGCCGTCTCACGGCCAGAGATGGCGGCGCTGTTTCGCCTTGCTGACGTTGCGGTGTCGCCGAGTGAACATGATGGAACACCCAATACGTTATTGGAAAGTATGGCGTGTGGAGCGTTTCCTGTTGCTGGCAACATTGAGTCAGTACGCGAATGGCTCGACGACGGTGTGAACGGCCTGCTATGCGACCAGCGAAGCCCGGAATCTCTGGCTGCAGCAATCTTGCGTGCACTGGAGGATCATGAACTACGAAAACGCGCGGAGGTGCACAACCAACGCCTTATTGCCGAGCGTGCGGAACATCTTGCCGTGATGACGCAAGCAGAGGCTTTTTATCGACAGTTCTGTCACCCCTTAACGGACTCTCACGTCAACACTGCACACTGA